From a region of the Castor canadensis chromosome 7, mCasCan1.hap1v2, whole genome shotgun sequence genome:
- the Ppcs gene encoding phosphopantothenate--cysteine ligase isoform X2 — translation MRSGTYGGNGLGRGVPPARGCCALGRGSSAMFYLAAAVSDFYVPVSEMPEHKIQSSGGPLQITMKMVPKMLSPLVKDWAPKAFIISFKLETDPSIIINRARNALEVYRHQVVVANILESLQSFVVIVTKDSETKLLLTEEEVAKGIAIEEKIVDHLQCRHTTFICDRN, via the exons ATGCGCTCCGGCACTTATGGCGGAAATGGACTTGGTCGCGGAGTTCCCCCGGCCCGCGGGTGCTGCGCGCTGGGCCGAG GCTCTTCTGCGATGTTTTACCTGGCTGCGGCCGTGTCAGATTTCTATGTTCCTGTCTCTGAAATGCCTGAACACAAGATCCAGTCATCTGGGGGCCCACTGCAG ATAACAATGAAGATGGTGCCAAAAATGCTTTCTCCTTTGGTTAAAGATTGGGCTCCCAaagcatttataatttcttttaagttGGAGACTGATCCCTCCATCATAATTAATCGTGCTCGGAACGCTTTGGAAGTTTATCGACATCAAGTGGTGGTGGCTAATATCCTTGAGTCACTACAGTCCTTTGTGGTTATTGTAACCAAAGACTCAGAAACTAAGTTATTGCTAACAGAGGAAGAAGTAGCAAAAGGCATAGCAATAGAAGAGAAGATAGTGGACCATCTGCAGTGTCGACACACAACTTTTATATGTGACAGGAACTGA
- the Ppcs gene encoding phosphopantothenate--cysteine ligase isoform X5: MKMVPKMLSPLVKDWAPKAFIISFKLETDPSIIINRARNALEVYRHQVVVANILESLQSFVVIVTKDSETKLLLTEEEVAKGIAIEEKIVDHLQCRHTTFICDRN, from the coding sequence ATGAAGATGGTGCCAAAAATGCTTTCTCCTTTGGTTAAAGATTGGGCTCCCAaagcatttataatttcttttaagttGGAGACTGATCCCTCCATCATAATTAATCGTGCTCGGAACGCTTTGGAAGTTTATCGACATCAAGTGGTGGTGGCTAATATCCTTGAGTCACTACAGTCCTTTGTGGTTATTGTAACCAAAGACTCAGAAACTAAGTTATTGCTAACAGAGGAAGAAGTAGCAAAAGGCATAGCAATAGAAGAGAAGATAGTGGACCATCTGCAGTGTCGACACACAACTTTTATATGTGACAGGAACTGA
- the Ppcs gene encoding phosphopantothenate--cysteine ligase isoform X4 encodes MFYLAAAVSDFYVPVSEMPEHKIQSSGGPLQITMKMVPKMLSPLVKDWAPKAFIISFKLETDPSIIINRARNALEVYRHQVVVANILESLQSFVVIVTKDSETKLLLTEEEVAKGIAIEEKIVDHLQCRHTTFICDRN; translated from the exons ATGTTTTACCTGGCTGCGGCCGTGTCAGATTTCTATGTTCCTGTCTCTGAAATGCCTGAACACAAGATCCAGTCATCTGGGGGCCCACTGCAG ATAACAATGAAGATGGTGCCAAAAATGCTTTCTCCTTTGGTTAAAGATTGGGCTCCCAaagcatttataatttcttttaagttGGAGACTGATCCCTCCATCATAATTAATCGTGCTCGGAACGCTTTGGAAGTTTATCGACATCAAGTGGTGGTGGCTAATATCCTTGAGTCACTACAGTCCTTTGTGGTTATTGTAACCAAAGACTCAGAAACTAAGTTATTGCTAACAGAGGAAGAAGTAGCAAAAGGCATAGCAATAGAAGAGAAGATAGTGGACCATCTGCAGTGTCGACACACAACTTTTATATGTGACAGGAACTGA
- the Ppcs gene encoding phosphopantothenate--cysteine ligase isoform X3 — protein MVQSGKVMFIHSPVDHCSSLWTGSSAMFYLAAAVSDFYVPVSEMPEHKIQSSGGPLQITMKMVPKMLSPLVKDWAPKAFIISFKLETDPSIIINRARNALEVYRHQVVVANILESLQSFVVIVTKDSETKLLLTEEEVAKGIAIEEKIVDHLQCRHTTFICDRN, from the exons ATGGTCCAGTCTGGGAAAGTTATGTTTATTCATTCTCCAGTTGACCACTGCAGCAGCCTTTGGACAG GCTCTTCTGCGATGTTTTACCTGGCTGCGGCCGTGTCAGATTTCTATGTTCCTGTCTCTGAAATGCCTGAACACAAGATCCAGTCATCTGGGGGCCCACTGCAG ATAACAATGAAGATGGTGCCAAAAATGCTTTCTCCTTTGGTTAAAGATTGGGCTCCCAaagcatttataatttcttttaagttGGAGACTGATCCCTCCATCATAATTAATCGTGCTCGGAACGCTTTGGAAGTTTATCGACATCAAGTGGTGGTGGCTAATATCCTTGAGTCACTACAGTCCTTTGTGGTTATTGTAACCAAAGACTCAGAAACTAAGTTATTGCTAACAGAGGAAGAAGTAGCAAAAGGCATAGCAATAGAAGAGAAGATAGTGGACCATCTGCAGTGTCGACACACAACTTTTATATGTGACAGGAACTGA
- the Ppcs gene encoding phosphopantothenate--cysteine ligase isoform X1, translating into MAEMDLVAEFPRPAGAARWAEVMARFAARLGSQGRRVVLVTSGGTKVPLEARPVRFLDNFSSGRRGATSAEAFLAAGYGVLFLYRARSAFPFAHRFPPQTWLSALRPSGPAQSGLLSLEAEEKALPGFAAALRSYQEAAAAGTFLAVEFTTLADYLHLLQAAAQALNPLGSSAMFYLAAAVSDFYVPVSEMPEHKIQSSGGPLQITMKMVPKMLSPLVKDWAPKAFIISFKLETDPSIIINRARNALEVYRHQVVVANILESLQSFVVIVTKDSETKLLLTEEEVAKGIAIEEKIVDHLQCRHTTFICDRN; encoded by the exons ATGGCGGAAATGGACTTGGTCGCGGAGTTCCCCCGGCCCGCGGGTGCTGCGCGCTGGGCCGAGGTTATGGCTCGTTTCGCTGCCAGGCTGGGCTCGCAGGGCCGGCGGGTGGTGTTGGTCACGTCAGGCGGCACCAAGGTCCCTCTGGAAGCGCGGCCAGTGCGCTTTCTGGACAACTTCAGCAGCGGGCGGCGCGGGGCCACCTCGGCCGAGGCCTTCCTGGCTGCGGGATATGGTGTTCTGTTCTTGTACCGCGCTCGCTCTGCCTTTCCCTTTGCCCACCGCTTCCCGCCCCAGACCTGGCTGTCTGCCCTGCGCCCCTCTGGCCCAGCCCAGTCTGGCTTGCTGAGCCTGGAGGCCGAGGAGAAGGCACTCCCGGGCTTCGCTGCGGCTTTGCGGAGCTACCAGGAGGCAGCGGCTGCCGGCACCTTCCTGGCCGTAGAGTTCACCACTTTGGCGGACTATCTGCATCTGTTGCAGGCTGCGGCCCAGGCGCTCAATCCACTAG GCTCTTCTGCGATGTTTTACCTGGCTGCGGCCGTGTCAGATTTCTATGTTCCTGTCTCTGAAATGCCTGAACACAAGATCCAGTCATCTGGGGGCCCACTGCAG ATAACAATGAAGATGGTGCCAAAAATGCTTTCTCCTTTGGTTAAAGATTGGGCTCCCAaagcatttataatttcttttaagttGGAGACTGATCCCTCCATCATAATTAATCGTGCTCGGAACGCTTTGGAAGTTTATCGACATCAAGTGGTGGTGGCTAATATCCTTGAGTCACTACAGTCCTTTGTGGTTATTGTAACCAAAGACTCAGAAACTAAGTTATTGCTAACAGAGGAAGAAGTAGCAAAAGGCATAGCAATAGAAGAGAAGATAGTGGACCATCTGCAGTGTCGACACACAACTTTTATATGTGACAGGAACTGA